A genome region from Camelina sativa cultivar DH55 chromosome 10, Cs, whole genome shotgun sequence includes the following:
- the LOC104717184 gene encoding villin-4-like produces MSVSMRDLDPAFQGAGQKAGIEVWRIENFRPTLIPQSSIGKFFTGDSYIILKTTALKTGALRHDIHYWLGKDTSQDEAGTAAVKTVELDAALGGRAVQYREVQGHETEKFLSYFKPCIIPQEGGVASGFKHVEAEEHTTRLFVCRGKHVVHVKEVPFARSSLNHDDIYILDTKSKIFQFNGSNSSIQERAKALEVVQYIKDTYHDGTCEVATVEDGKLMADADSGEFWGFFGGFAPLPRKTANDEDKTYNSDTTKLFCVEKGQANPVEGDSLKREMLDTNKCYILDCGIEFFVWMGRTTSLDDRKIASGATEEMIRSSERPKSQMIRIIEGFETVSFRSKFESWTKETNTTVSEDGRGRVAALLQRQGVNVRGLMKAAPPKEEPQTFIDCTGNLQVWRVNGQEKALLQTADHSKFYSGDCYVFQYSYPGEEKEEVLIGTWFGKQSVEEERGSAVSMASKMVESMKFVPAQARIYEGKEPVQFFVIMQSFIVFKGGISSGYKKHIAEKEVDDDTYNENGLALFRIQGSGPDDMQAIQVDPVASSLNSSYCYILHNDSSVFTWAGNLSTSTDQELVERQLDLIKPNLQTRAQKEGSESEQFWELLGGKVEYSSQKLTKEPEHDPHVFSCTFTKEILKVTEIYNFTQDDLMTEDIFIIDCHSEIFVWVGHEVAPKTKLLALTIGEKFIEKDSLLEKLSPEAPVYVIMEGGEPSFFTRFFTSWDSSKSAMHGNSFQRKLKIVKNGGTPVADKPKRRTPASYGGRASVPDKSQQRSRSMSFSPDRVRVRGRSPAFNALAATFESQNARNLSTPPPVVRKLYPRSVTPDSSKFASAPKSSAIASRSALFEKTPPQEPSIPKPLKASPKTAESPAPESNSKDQEEKKVNDKDEEKSMSSRIESLTIQEDAKEGVEDEEDLPSHPYERLKTTSTDPVSDIDVTRREAYLSSEEFKEKFGMTKEAFYKLPKWKQNKFKMAVQLF; encoded by the exons ATGTCTGTTTCTATGAGAGATTTGGATCCTGCTTTCCAAGGAGCTGGACAAAAAGC AGGTATTGAAGTATGGCGTATCGAGAATTTTCGCCCAACCCTCATTCCTCAATCTTCTATTGGGAAGTTTTTCACCGGAGATTCTTACATTATATTGAAG ACAACGGCGTTAAAAACTGGTGCATTGCGCCATGATATCCATTACTGGCTTGGTAAAGATACCTCTCAG GATGAAGCCGGGACTGCTGCAGTTAAGACAGTTGAATTAGATGCTGCTCTTGGAGGTCGTGCAGTTCAATATCGGGAAGTTCAAGGCCACGAAACCGAGAAGTTCTTGTCTTATTTTAAACCATGTATCATTCCTCAAGAAGGTGGAGTAGCATCAGGATTCAAACATGTGGAAGCTGAAGAACATACTACTCGCTTGTTCGTCTGCAGAGGAAAACATGTTGTCCATGTCAAAGAG GTTCCTTTTGCTCGGAGTTCTTTAAACCATGACGATATATACATTCTTGACACAAAGTCCAAGATTTTCCAATTCAATGGATCCAATTCAAGTATCCAAGAGAGAGCAAAAGCATTGGAAGTGGTTCAGTACATCAAAGATACTTACCATGATGGGACATGTGAAGTTGCTACAGTTG AGGATGGGAAACTTATGGCTGATGCTGATAGTGGAGAATTTTGGGGTTTCTTTGGTGGTTTTGCTCCGCTACCTAGGAAAACAGCTAATGATGAAGACAAAACTTATAATTCCGATACCACCAAATTATTTTG TGTCGAGAAGGGTCAGGCAAATCCTGTTGAGGGAGATTCGTTGAAGAGGGAGATGCTGGATACAAACAAGTGTTACATTCTTGATTGTGGAATTGAATTCTTTGTTTGGATGGGAAGAACCACTTCTCTTGATGATAGAAAAATTGCGAGTGGAGCAACAGAA GAAATGATCCGTTCATCTGAACGACCCAAATCACAAATGATCCGCATAATAGAAGGATTTGAAACCGTTTCATTTCGATCAAAGTTTGAATCTTGGACTAAAGAAACTAATACAACTGTTTCAGAGGATGGTAGAGGCAGAGTTGCTG CTCTTTTGCAACGACAAGGAGTAAATGTGAGAGGCCTGATGAAAGCTGCTCCGCCTAAAGAAGAGCCTCAAACTTTCATCGATTGCACGGGAAATCTGCAGGTTTGGCGTGTGAATGGACAGGAAAAGGCTCTCCTTCAAACTGCTGATCATTCAAAATTCTACAGTGGGGATTGCTATGTTTTCCAGTATTCTTATccaggagaagaaaaagaagaagttcttaTAGGAACGTGGTTCGGCAAACAAAGTGTGGAG GAAGAAAGAGGTTCTGCAGTCTCTATGGCAAGCAAAATGGTTGAGTCAATGAAATTTGTCCCAGCCCAA GCTCGCATCTATGAAGGAAAGGAACCTGTTCAATTCTTTGTGATTATGCAAAGCTTTATCGTTTTTAAG GGTGGTATTAGCAGTGGATACAAGAAACACATAGCCGAGAAAGAAGTTGATGATGATACATACAATGAGAATGGTCTTGCTCTATTCCGCATTCAAGGGTCTGGTCCGGATGATATGCAAGCCATACAAGTTGACCCG GTTGCTTCATCGTTGAACTCTTCATACTGTTATATACTACATAATGATTCTTCAGTCTTTACTTGGGCTGGAAATTTATCAACCTCAACTGACCAAGAACTCGTCGAAAGGCAGCTCGATCTGATTAAG cCAAATCTACAGACTAGAGCACAAAAGGAAGGTTCAGAATCAGAACAGTTCTGGGAGTTATTAGGAGGCAAAGTTGAATATTCGAGCCAAAAGCTCACAAAGGAACCGGAGCATGACCCTCACGTATTCTCATGTACATTCACAAAAG AAATTCTGAAG GTGACAGAGATATATAACTTCACACAGGATGACTTGATGACTGAAGATATATTTATCATAGACTGTCACTCAGAAATCTTTGTCTGGGTTGGCCATGAAGTAGCCCCAAAGACCAAGTTGCTAGCTTTAACTATTGGAGAG AAATTTATCGAGAAAGATTCTCTCCTGGAAAAGTTATCCCCTGAAGCCCCTGTATATGTGATCATGGAAGGTGGTGAGCCGTCATTTTTCACCCGGTTTTTCACTTCTTGGGATTCCTCAAAATCTGCC ATGCATGGAAACTCATtccaaagaaaactcaaaattgttaaaaatgGTGGAACTCCAGTTGCAGAT AAACCGAAACGAAGAACCCCAGCTTCATATGGTGGCCGTGCCAGCGTTCCTGACAAGTCGCAGCAGCGGTCAAGAAGCATGTCCTTTAGTCCAGACAGGGTTCGCGTGAGGGGCAGATCTCCAGCGTTCAATGCACTTGCAGCAACGTTTGAGAGCCAAAATGCAAGAAACCTCTCAACTCCTCCCCCAGTAGTTAGGAAACTCTACCCGAGATCTGTTACTCCTGACTCCTCAAAGTTTGCTTCCGCTCCCAAGTCTTCAGCCATTGCTTCTCGTAGTGCACTTTTCGAAAAAACACCTCCTCAAGAACCTTCCATTCCAAAACCACTCAAAG CGAGCCCGAAGACAGCTGAGTCTCCAGCGCCAGAATCGAACTCAAAAGATCAGGAAGAGAAAAAGGTAAATGACAAGGATGAGGAGAAATCGATGAGCAGCAGGATAGAATCTCTGACAATTCAAGAAGATGCTAAAGAAGGAGTCGAAGACGAGGAAGATTTACCATCTCACCCTTATGAACGTCTCAAGACAACTTCCACTGACCCTGTCTCAGACATTGATGTAACAAGGAGAGAG GCATACCTTTCATCAGAGGAGTTCAAGGAGAAATTCGGGATGACAAAAGAAGCTTTCTACAAGCTGCCTAAATGGAAACAGAACAAATTCAAAATGGCTGTTCAGCTTTTCTGA